The Victivallis sp. Marseille-Q1083 DNA window GAATCAGGTTTATTTTAGAACACAGCCGGCGGACATTGCCGCCGGCTGAACGACATCCGGAACCCGACCGGTTTCAAACCTCTTCCGGCACCGCCGCCTTTGCCTCGATGGCTTCCAGTTCCTTCAGCGACGGTTTGCGGTGGTGATCCTGTACCCGGTCAATATATTTATCGACTTGGACTTCCACTTTGTGGATCGCTTCGTCGACGACTTTATACATATCGTACCCCATCGCCGTGCTCTGGACATCGAATCCTTTGATGTTGACGGTAATTTCCGCCATACACCGGGATTTTTCCAAGGCCAGCACCACGCGCACCGTCGATACTTTCAAAGTGGAATCCGCGAATAACGAATTGAGCTGCTCCTCAATGCGCTGCTTCATTGGCTCGCTGACTTCGAAATGCCGACCGCTGATAATAATTTGCATAGCTCTGCTCCTTTGTTTTGGGGTCGCTTGTTACATGGTGAACCGCGGTCCGAGGTATACCTCCCGCGCCTTGTCATCGTTTACCAGAAAATCACTGTCTCCTTCCAGCATGATTTCACCGCAGCTCATCAGATAAGCGCGGTCCACCACCGACAACGTTTCCCGCACGTTGTGGTCGGTGATCAAGATTCCCAGGTTTTTCCGCTGCAGTTGGCCGATGATCTGCTGCACGTCGTACACCGCAATCGGATCGACGCCGCTGAACGGTTCGTCGAGCAGGATGAAGGCCGGATTGGTCACCAGCGCCCGGGTGATTTCCAGCCGCCGGCGCTCGCCGCCGGAGAGCGTCATCGCTTTCTGCCTGGCCAGCCGGGTCAATTCCAGCTCTTCCAGCAGTTGTTCCAGCCGCTCTTTGCGTTCCTTGCGTGAAATCGCCAGCGTTTCGAGAATTGCCATGATGTTCTGTTCGACGGTGAGTTTGCGGAAGATGGAGGGTTCCTGGGCCAGGTAGCCCATCCCCAACCGTGCCCGCAGGTACATCGGCATATGGGTGATATCGATGCCGCGAAAAGTGATTTGTCCTTCGTTGGGACGAATCAGACCCATGATCATATAAAAACTGGTCGTTTTT harbors:
- the raiA gene encoding ribosome-associated translation inhibitor RaiA; this encodes MQIIISGRHFEVSEPMKQRIEEQLNSLFADSTLKVSTVRVVLALEKSRCMAEITVNIKGFDVQSTAMGYDMYKVVDEAIHKVEVQVDKYIDRVQDHHRKPSLKELEAIEAKAAVPEEV
- the lptB gene encoding LPS export ABC transporter ATP-binding protein, whose product is MEVEKNQDYLIKAENLVKAYRGRRVVNGVSMHVKAGEVVGLLGPNGAGKTTSFYMIMGLIRPNEGQITFRGIDITHMPMYLRARLGMGYLAQEPSIFRKLTVEQNIMAILETLAISRKERKERLEQLLEELELTRLARQKAMTLSGGERRRLEITRALVTNPAFILLDEPFSGVDPIAVYDVQQIIGQLQRKNLGILITDHNVRETLSVVDRAYLMSCGEIMLEGDSDFLVNDDKAREVYLGPRFTM